The following are encoded in a window of Nostoc sp. UHCC 0302 genomic DNA:
- a CDS encoding ribosome assembly protein 4 — protein sequence MSTPHQSDEPPNYERSLQQLAWTLQASVGQFKLIWARCNYSDLRSRLIERLSEICKIKIQVLQLKESERTLFTAIRSELQPDAQALMIVGWESLQDLPQMLTSANQVREEFRKNLSIPVVVWISEEIHHTIMEIAPDLESWGTSRSFAIAPDDLTQFINQLAKEYFGSKLSINDYSLLELELEAAQRELRSNDQETEANLASVLGFVKQTNKKIDHALKYYQKALLLWQQLNNAKKQGNTLGEIAYCYYLKAFKNKDTSHPDWQATRQYTQEYITFLNEANSPDLIASSITKFGYILRDLKEWEQLKNLAQQALQVHQANIQLIELALDYGFLAQVALAQSRWSEAKQLALLALDVLPINSRTEVVPDLLQESVELHNSSFYKYILAQAEYELGEPQQAIQNLEVARDGSSPIKDLQLHLDILSYLQRVYFEKKEYLKAYETKQQQRSIEQQFGLRAFIGAGRLQSTKLTQIALNKTDIQENIAPEIAASGRLLDVERLVERLGRHDHKLIVIHGQSGVGKSSLVNAGLVPALKNKSVGIQDYLPVAMRVYTNWVEELGRSLQQALHERRGAVNEQALEFEVDALIAQLRENEQHNLRTVLIFDQFEEFFFVYTEPKYRQQFFEFLGECLNILSVKIILSLRIDYLHYLLECDDLPSMTIIGNDLLGKNVLYKLGNFSADDTKSIIKRLIGTTSFHLDPDLIDQLVEDLAVELGEVRPIELQIVGSQLQTENITTLAEYQQRGTKEELVKRYLAEVVNDCGVENQQIAEFLLYLLTDEKGTRPLKTRVEIELELQALAAEIATNSNSLDLVLEILVKSGLVILLPENRANRYQLVHDYIAVLVRQQQEPKLNQLMAQLEQEKQQRRLSEEQRRLSEEQRKLSEEQRKLGEVKLNSFLKRALFGSVAAGVVLAVLAVTAFFQTQQAKEQKKLAQEQRNQATINEIKALANSSEALLLSEQNFDALIQSLKAGGNLKNAEVSKSNNIRMQTIIALREASYLQLGENQFRERNRLEGHSGAIRGVSFSPDNQTIATASDDSTVKLWDRSGKELKTLKGHSGFVLSVSFSPDNQTIATASLDNTVKLWDRSGKELKTLKGHSGAIRGVSFSPDNQTITTASQDGTVKLWDRSGNLVKTLKGHSDAVNSVSFSPDNQTIATASYDGTVKLWDKSGNLVKTLKGHSGYVNSVSFSPDNQTIATASSDGTVKLWDRSGNLVKTLRGHSDAVNSVSFSPDNQTIATASSDNTVKLWDRSGKELKTLKGHSGAVWGVSFSPDNQTIATASYDGTVKLWDRSGKELKTLEGHSYGVRSVSFSPDNQTIATASSDNTVKLWDRSGKELKTLKGHSGAVNSVSFSPDNQTIATASDDSTVKLWDRSGTLFKTLKGHSGAVNSVSFSPDNQTIATASYDNTVKLWDKSGNLVKTLKGHSGAIRGVSFSPDNQTIATASSDNTVKLWDRSGKELKTLKGHSGAIRGVSFSPDNQTIATASSDNTVKLWDRSGKELKTLKGHSDAVNSVSFSPDNQTIATASSDNTVKLWDRSGKELKTLKGHSDAVNSVSFSPDNQTIATASSDRTVVLWDLNLDNLLKDGCNWLNNYLAIHPDTLEELSACQISEIKKQAASALVAQGENLARKGNIQAAVTKFHKAQQWNVDLKLNPTDPGKKAQQLADSSSLVAQGEELAQAGDLESAVVDFQKALKLDYKLEIEPRTKAASILIDTGTSLVFKEKFKEALEAYNKAQAFDSKIEISAENWNSLCWQGSLKRQANIVLPACNKAVALSPDNRIQDSRGLARALTGDFEGAITDFEAYIVQADDKDTKVQRQRWVKELRAGKNPFTDAELKKLSGE from the coding sequence ATGAGTACACCGCACCAATCAGATGAACCCCCAAATTATGAGCGATCGCTACAACAGCTAGCTTGGACGCTTCAAGCTTCGGTGGGACAATTTAAGTTGATTTGGGCGCGGTGTAACTACAGTGATTTACGAAGTCGCTTAATAGAAAGGTTAAGCGAAATCTGTAAAATTAAAATTCAGGTACTGCAACTTAAAGAATCAGAAAGAACGCTATTTACTGCAATCCGTTCAGAATTACAGCCAGATGCCCAAGCTCTAATGATTGTGGGCTGGGAATCATTGCAGGACTTACCGCAGATGCTGACAAGTGCTAATCAGGTGCGCGAAGAATTTCGCAAAAACTTATCTATTCCCGTAGTCGTGTGGATTAGTGAAGAAATCCACCACACCATCATGGAGATTGCCCCTGACTTGGAAAGCTGGGGAACTAGCAGAAGTTTTGCGATCGCGCCTGATGATTTAACCCAATTTATTAACCAACTGGCTAAGGAATATTTTGGGAGTAAATTAAGTATAAATGATTACTCTTTACTAGAGTTAGAATTAGAGGCAGCACAGAGAGAATTGCGGTCTAATGACCAGGAAACAGAAGCTAATTTAGCCTCTGTGCTAGGTTTTGTAAAACAAACTAACAAGAAAATAGACCATGCTTTAAAGTATTACCAGAAAGCCTTATTGCTATGGCAGCAACTGAATAATGCCAAAAAGCAAGGAAATACTCTTGGTGAAATAGCTTATTGTTATTATCTCAAAGCTTTCAAAAATAAAGATACCAGCCACCCAGACTGGCAAGCAACTCGGCAGTATACGCAAGAATACATTACATTTCTCAACGAAGCTAATAGTCCAGATTTAATTGCTAGCTCTATTACCAAATTTGGTTACATACTACGTGATTTGAAAGAGTGGGAGCAACTCAAAAATTTAGCTCAGCAGGCTTTACAAGTACACCAAGCTAACATTCAGCTTATAGAGTTAGCTTTAGATTACGGGTTTTTAGCCCAGGTTGCGCTGGCTCAGTCACGCTGGAGCGAAGCTAAACAATTAGCACTTCTAGCATTAGATGTCTTACCAATAAATTCTAGGACAGAGGTAGTACCTGACCTCTTGCAAGAATCTGTAGAATTACATAATTCGAGCTTTTATAAATATATTTTGGCACAGGCTGAATATGAATTAGGCGAACCCCAACAGGCAATTCAAAACTTAGAAGTTGCAAGAGATGGTAGCAGTCCTATTAAAGATTTACAGCTTCATCTGGATATTCTTAGTTACTTGCAGCGCGTCTACTTTGAGAAAAAAGAATATCTCAAAGCTTATGAAACAAAACAGCAGCAGAGGTCTATTGAGCAGCAGTTTGGGTTACGAGCGTTTATTGGTGCAGGTCGATTACAGTCCACAAAGCTTACTCAAATAGCCCTGAACAAAACTGACATTCAAGAAAACATTGCTCCTGAAATCGCTGCATCAGGTCGCCTATTGGATGTAGAGAGATTAGTAGAACGTCTGGGGCGGCATGATCACAAACTAATAGTTATTCATGGGCAATCAGGTGTAGGTAAAAGTTCGTTAGTGAATGCTGGGTTAGTTCCGGCTTTAAAGAATAAAAGCGTAGGCATTCAAGACTATCTACCTGTAGCAATGCGAGTTTACACCAATTGGGTGGAAGAACTTGGGCGCTCATTGCAGCAGGCTTTGCATGAAAGGAGGGGAGCCGTAAATGAGCAAGCTTTAGAATTTGAGGTTGACGCTTTAATTGCCCAACTGCGTGAAAATGAACAGCACAATCTCAGAACAGTGCTGATTTTTGACCAGTTTGAGGAGTTTTTCTTTGTTTACACCGAACCAAAGTACAGACAGCAATTTTTTGAGTTTTTAGGAGAATGCCTGAATATTCTATCAGTGAAAATAATTTTGTCACTGCGGATTGATTATTTGCATTATTTGCTGGAGTGTGATGATTTACCCAGCATGACAATTATTGGTAATGACCTTCTTGGTAAAAACGTACTTTACAAGTTAGGAAATTTCTCAGCTGATGATACCAAGTCAATTATCAAACGTTTAATAGGAACTACCAGTTTTCACTTAGATCCTGATTTAATTGACCAGCTAGTGGAGGATTTGGCCGTAGAATTAGGCGAAGTACGTCCCATTGAATTACAGATAGTGGGATCGCAACTACAAACAGAGAACATAACGACTCTGGCAGAATATCAACAGCGTGGAACGAAAGAAGAACTAGTTAAACGCTATTTGGCTGAGGTGGTTAATGATTGTGGTGTAGAGAACCAACAGATAGCCGAATTTTTGTTGTACTTGCTGACAGATGAAAAAGGGACTCGTCCACTTAAAACGCGTGTTGAAATAGAACTAGAACTACAAGCATTAGCCGCAGAGATAGCCACGAATAGCAATAGTTTAGATTTGGTGTTAGAAATTTTAGTCAAATCTGGTTTGGTGATTTTGTTACCAGAGAATCGGGCTAATCGTTATCAGCTAGTACATGATTACATCGCTGTGCTTGTTCGCCAGCAGCAGGAGCCGAAGTTAAATCAGTTGATGGCTCAACTAGAACAAGAAAAGCAGCAAAGAAGGCTCAGTGAAGAACAAAGAAGACTCAGTGAAGAACAAAGAAAACTCAGTGAAGAACAAAGAAAACTTGGTGAAGTCAAACTTAATAGTTTTTTGAAACGCGCTCTGTTTGGTTCAGTTGCAGCCGGAGTAGTCTTAGCTGTGCTGGCAGTTACAGCGTTCTTTCAAACACAGCAAGCCAAAGAACAGAAAAAACTTGCTCAAGAACAAAGAAATCAAGCCACAATTAACGAGATTAAAGCATTAGCTAATTCTAGTGAAGCACTTTTGCTTTCAGAACAAAACTTTGATGCTTTAATACAATCCTTAAAAGCAGGGGGAAATCTTAAGAATGCAGAAGTTTCAAAATCAAATAATATCCGGATGCAGACAATTATAGCGCTACGGGAAGCGAGCTATTTACAATTAGGCGAAAATCAATTTAGAGAACGTAACCGTTTAGAGGGGCATAGCGGTGCAATCCGGGGTGTAAGTTTCAGTCCGGATAACCAGACCATCGCCACTGCAAGTGATGACAGTACAGTAAAACTGTGGGATAGGAGTGGCAAGGAACTTAAAACACTCAAGGGGCATAGCGGTTTTGTCTTAAGTGTAAGTTTCAGTCCGGATAACCAGACCATCGCCACTGCAAGTTTAGACAATACAGTAAAACTGTGGGATAGGAGTGGCAAGGAACTTAAAACACTCAAGGGGCATAGCGGTGCAATCCGGGGTGTAAGTTTCAGTCCGGATAACCAGACCATCACCACTGCAAGTCAGGACGGTACAGTAAAACTGTGGGATAGGAGTGGCAATCTAGTTAAAACACTTAAGGGGCATAGCGATGCAGTCAATAGTGTAAGTTTCAGTCCGGATAACCAGACCATCGCCACTGCAAGTTATGACGGTACAGTAAAACTGTGGGATAAGAGTGGCAATCTAGTTAAAACACTCAAGGGGCATAGCGGTTATGTCAATAGTGTAAGTTTCAGTCCGGATAACCAGACCATTGCCACTGCAAGTTCTGACGGTACAGTAAAACTGTGGGATAGGAGTGGCAATCTAGTTAAAACACTTAGGGGGCATAGCGATGCAGTCAATAGTGTAAGTTTCAGTCCGGATAACCAGACCATCGCCACTGCTAGTTCTGACAATACAGTAAAACTGTGGGATAGGAGTGGCAAGGAACTTAAAACACTCAAGGGGCATAGCGGTGCAGTCTGGGGTGTAAGTTTCAGTCCGGATAATCAGACCATCGCCACTGCAAGTTATGACGGTACAGTAAAACTGTGGGATAGGAGTGGCAAGGAACTTAAAACACTTGAGGGTCATAGCTATGGAGTCAGAAGTGTAAGTTTCAGTCCGGATAACCAGACCATCGCCACTGCTAGTTCTGACAATACAGTAAAACTGTGGGATAGGAGTGGCAAGGAACTTAAAACACTCAAGGGGCATAGTGGTGCAGTCAATAGTGTAAGTTTCAGTCCGGATAACCAGACCATCGCCACTGCAAGTGATGACAGTACAGTAAAACTGTGGGATAGGAGTGGCACTCTATTTAAAACACTCAAGGGGCATAGTGGTGCAGTCAATAGTGTAAGTTTCAGTCCGGATAACCAGACCATTGCCACTGCAAGTTATGACAACACAGTAAAACTGTGGGATAAGAGTGGCAATCTAGTTAAAACACTCAAGGGGCATAGCGGTGCAATCCGGGGTGTAAGTTTCAGTCCGGATAACCAGACCATCGCCACTGCTAGTTCTGACAATACAGTAAAACTGTGGGATAGGAGTGGCAAGGAACTTAAAACACTCAAGGGGCATAGCGGTGCAATCCGGGGTGTAAGTTTCAGTCCGGATAACCAGACCATCGCCACTGCTAGTTCTGACAATACAGTAAAACTGTGGGATAGGAGTGGCAAGGAACTTAAAACACTTAAGGGGCATAGCGATGCAGTCAATAGTGTAAGTTTCAGTCCGGATAACCAGACCATCGCCACTGCAAGTTCTGACAATACAGTAAAACTGTGGGATAGGAGCGGCAAGGAACTTAAAACACTCAAGGGGCATAGCGATGCAGTCAATAGTGTAAGTTTCAGTCCGGATAACCAGACCATCGCCACTGCAAGTTCTGACAGAACAGTAGTTTTATGGGATTTAAATTTAGATAATTTATTAAAAGATGGTTGTAATTGGCTGAATAATTATCTAGCTATTCATCCTGATACCTTGGAAGAATTATCAGCTTGCCAGATTTCAGAAATTAAAAAACAAGCGGCTAGTGCGTTAGTTGCACAAGGTGAAAACTTAGCACGCAAAGGTAATATCCAAGCTGCTGTTACTAAGTTTCACAAAGCACAGCAGTGGAATGTTGATTTAAAACTTAACCCAACTGACCCAGGTAAAAAAGCGCAGCAATTAGCTGATTCTTCTTCTCTAGTTGCTCAGGGTGAAGAGTTAGCACAAGCAGGTGATCTTGAGAGTGCAGTTGTTGATTTTCAAAAAGCTTTGAAACTAGATTATAAATTAGAGATTGAGCCAAGGACGAAAGCTGCCTCAATTTTGATTGACACAGGTACAAGTCTTGTTTTCAAAGAAAAGTTTAAAGAAGCGTTAGAAGCTTATAATAAAGCCCAAGCATTTGATAGTAAAATAGAAATATCTGCTGAAAATTGGAACTCACTTTGTTGGCAAGGTAGCTTAAAAAGACAAGCCAACATTGTGTTACCTGCCTGCAACAAAGCCGTAGCACTTTCGCCAGATAATCGCATCCAAGACAGCCGTGGGTTAGCCAGAGCGTTGACAGGGGACTTCGAAGGAGCAATTACAGACTTTGAGGCCTACATTGTTCAGGCTGATGATAAAGATACTAAAGTACAACGGCAACGCTGGGTGAAAGAGTTACGGGCTGGCAAAAATCCGTTTACAGATGCAGAACTCAAGAAACTGAGTGGCGAGTAG